From Halococcus saccharolyticus DSM 5350, a single genomic window includes:
- the pspAB gene encoding PspA-associated protein PspAB, translating to MGIFDGLRSALGMSAEADATRDADPEDLFGMSTAYLTMEADLGYDPAGVAALCFSGVDSTDFADAVEEVEAILEAGEVETGTEARFVDDSHGYEWVVLADRDFEDLVTSVHFAADTLIERGYGSRLLAALFGFEDEDGPIYWVYSFRRGAYYPFAPRSSSERDSTVEFKLESVLDGELDIESDKDYWYPLWPDSGRHPWE from the coding sequence ATGGGCATCTTCGACGGACTCCGGTCGGCGCTCGGGATGAGCGCGGAGGCGGACGCGACCCGCGACGCCGACCCCGAGGACCTCTTCGGGATGAGCACCGCCTACCTCACGATGGAGGCCGATCTCGGCTACGATCCCGCGGGAGTGGCCGCACTCTGCTTTTCGGGCGTCGACAGTACGGACTTCGCGGACGCCGTGGAGGAAGTCGAGGCGATCCTCGAAGCAGGCGAAGTCGAGACCGGCACTGAGGCCCGCTTCGTCGACGACTCTCATGGGTACGAGTGGGTCGTCCTCGCGGATCGGGACTTCGAGGACCTGGTGACGAGCGTTCACTTCGCCGCCGACACGCTGATCGAGCGCGGGTACGGCTCACGACTGCTCGCCGCGCTGTTCGGCTTCGAGGACGAGGACGGCCCGATCTACTGGGTCTACTCCTTCCGGCGCGGCGCGTACTACCCCTTCGCACCGCGGTCGAGCAGCGAGCGCGACTCGACCGTGGAGTTCAAGCTCGAATCGGTGCTCGACGGTGAACTCGACATCGAGTCGGACAAAGATTACTGGTATCCGCTCTGGCCCGACAGTGGGCGACATCCGTGGGAGTAG
- the htpX gene encoding zinc metalloprotease HtpX, whose product MEWKTDWGLQARMGLTMLLLLALYVVFIGVLSVYTNLGVMVLVMGLFMVGQFFFSDKIALYSMGAHEVSEEEYPELHAMVGRLAQQADLPKPTVAVADSRTPNAFATGRSQSSATVCVTQGIMDTLNQEELEGVMAHELTHVKNRDVMVMTIATFLSTLAFMIVRWGWLFSGDREGGGAPVIVAILVSLVVGIVSFLLVRVLSRYREYAADRGGAIITGRPSALASALVKIDGQMDRVPDRDLRDQADMNAFFIIPIKSGAIGKLLSTHPSTEQRVERLKDMQSELETA is encoded by the coding sequence ATGGAATGGAAGACCGACTGGGGCCTTCAGGCGAGGATGGGCCTGACGATGCTCCTGCTGCTCGCGCTCTACGTCGTCTTCATCGGCGTGCTGTCGGTGTATACGAACCTCGGCGTGATGGTTCTCGTGATGGGGTTGTTCATGGTCGGACAGTTCTTCTTCAGCGACAAGATCGCGCTCTACAGCATGGGCGCACACGAGGTCAGTGAGGAGGAGTATCCCGAGCTCCACGCGATGGTCGGGCGGCTCGCCCAGCAGGCCGACCTCCCGAAGCCCACGGTGGCGGTCGCCGACAGCCGGACGCCGAACGCCTTCGCGACCGGCCGCTCGCAGTCGAGCGCGACCGTCTGCGTCACGCAGGGGATCATGGACACACTGAACCAAGAGGAGTTAGAGGGCGTGATGGCGCACGAACTCACCCACGTCAAGAACCGCGACGTGATGGTGATGACGATCGCCACGTTCCTCTCGACGCTCGCGTTCATGATCGTGCGGTGGGGCTGGCTGTTCAGCGGCGACCGCGAGGGCGGTGGCGCACCGGTCATCGTCGCGATCCTCGTCTCGCTCGTGGTCGGGATCGTCTCGTTCCTGCTCGTGCGTGTGCTCTCGCGCTACCGGGAGTACGCCGCCGATAGGGGTGGAGCGATCATCACCGGCCGGCCATCGGCGCTCGCGTCAGCGCTCGTGAAGATCGACGGCCAGATGGATCGCGTCCCGGATCGGGATCTCCGCGACCAGGCCGACATGAACGCGTTCTTCATCATCCCGATCAAGAGCGGCGCGATCGGAAAGCTGCTCTCGACACACCCTTCGACCGAACAGCGCGTCGAACGGCTGAAAGACATGCAGAGCGAACTCGAAACGGCCTGA
- a CDS encoding 60S ribosomal export protein NMD3 — MSESRQFCPRCGDPVESTVAAADGRAPICEDCFFEDFDLVDAPDRIEVLVCATCGAVRRGKRWVDVEARDYTDVAIDEVAEALTIHVDAEAFEWRVEPEQVDETTVRMHCLLSASVHDRPIQTELTIPVKISRGTCTRCGRIAGDYYASTVQVRARGRTPTDHEVEQSIAIITEYVDEREADGDRDAFVTELDETADGVDAKLSTTQIGRAVAERIVRQLGGTVDESATLVTEDEDGDEVYRVTYAVHLPEFTPGDVIDPDDDDPLLVRSVQGNLKGVHITTGEPYEAAFEDGEAPDARRLGDHGDADETTLVAIEDDHAVQVLDPETYAAKTIPRPDYLDSDADRVRVLKSRAGLHVLPDIDASETD; from the coding sequence ATGAGCGAGTCGCGGCAGTTCTGTCCTCGGTGTGGCGACCCCGTCGAGTCGACGGTCGCCGCGGCCGACGGACGCGCACCGATCTGTGAGGACTGCTTCTTCGAGGACTTCGATCTCGTCGACGCGCCCGATCGGATCGAGGTTCTCGTGTGTGCGACCTGTGGAGCGGTCCGACGCGGCAAGCGCTGGGTCGACGTCGAGGCGCGCGATTACACCGACGTCGCGATCGACGAGGTGGCCGAGGCGCTGACGATCCACGTCGACGCCGAGGCGTTCGAGTGGCGGGTCGAGCCCGAACAGGTCGACGAGACCACCGTCAGGATGCACTGTCTCCTCTCGGCGAGCGTCCACGACCGCCCGATACAGACCGAACTCACGATCCCTGTCAAAATCTCGCGGGGCACCTGCACCCGGTGTGGTCGGATCGCGGGCGATTACTACGCGAGCACGGTCCAGGTTCGCGCCCGCGGACGCACCCCGACCGACCACGAGGTCGAGCAATCGATCGCCATCATCACCGAGTACGTCGACGAGCGTGAGGCCGACGGCGACCGCGACGCGTTCGTGACCGAACTCGACGAGACTGCCGATGGTGTCGACGCCAAACTCTCGACCACCCAGATCGGCCGGGCGGTCGCCGAGCGGATCGTTCGCCAGCTTGGCGGCACCGTCGACGAATCCGCGACGCTCGTGACCGAGGACGAGGACGGCGACGAGGTGTACCGCGTGACCTACGCCGTCCACCTTCCGGAGTTCACGCCGGGTGACGTCATCGATCCCGACGACGACGATCCGCTGCTCGTCCGGAGCGTCCAGGGGAACTTGAAGGGGGTCCACATCACGACCGGCGAACCCTACGAGGCGGCCTTCGAGGACGGCGAGGCACCCGACGCCCGCCGGCTCGGGGACCACGGGGACGCCGACGAAACCACGCTGGTCGCGATCGAGGACGATCACGCCGTCCAGGTGCTCGATCCCGAGACCTACGCGGCAAAGACGATCCCACGGCCCGACTACCTCGATTCCGACGCCGACAGGGTACGAGTACTCAAGAGCCGCGCCGGTCTCCACGTCCTGCCGGACATCGACGCCAGCGAAACCGACTAA